A single genomic interval of Adhaeribacter pallidiroseus harbors:
- a CDS encoding T9SS type A sorting domain-containing protein — MKTKFTSPVRCLAKRTWRASWPQLASCLILLLGFRYSTLQAQTKQWDKTLGGSKNDQLSISQPTLDGGYILGGTSESNQSGDKSQNSKGSQDYWIVKLDATGNKQWNKTFGGTDYDQLGALQQTADGGYILGGSSRSNKSGDKSANRKGGTDYWIIKLDASGTKLWDKTLGGSSGEGLTALQQTADGGYILGGYSLSSAGQDKSENNRGGIDSDFIDYWIIKLDGSGTKQWDKTFGGTYDDGLTSLQQTPDGGYLLGGQSASNKSIDKSEDSRNPNNIFSYDGWVIKINGQGQKEWDKTLGGTSDEAITTLETTSDGGYMLGGWSASGINFDKSGANKGQSDYWLIKLTATGQKVWDKTLGGNDTDTMTSLEQVSDGSYILGGSSYSNTGGDKSEDSKGEGDYWVVKVDAKGSKIWDKTIGSAGKDELRSIRQTKDGNYILGGTSGANKSGDKSEISKGLDDYWVVKLTAANIQSQTITFEAIPNKTIFDKTFALKATSSSGLPVSFRVVSGPATVQGNLVTITSTGTVTIEASQPGNATYKPASKVTQTFVVEAPITKQWDKTLGGSEADFLYAMVPTADGGYLLGGSSSSPQSGDKSQPSQGGSDYWIVKVDNTGKKRWDKTFGGNGNDQMQAIVATPDGGYLLGGTSASGKSEDKSQESKGKEDFWLVKIDGNGQKLWDKTYGSDSTDALISLITTTDGGFLLGGYTIGGKSEDKSQPSRDTSTDPNDSYYRGDYWVIKINSQGQKIWDKTLGGSKGDRIGSIAVTTGGYIVSGGSNSTISGDRTVSNSYDGEPNAGFLANDIWLVKLGENGQVIWDKSLDAGSRYDHFSAEILATSDGNFVVSGETYYDHDTVLYTVFKVNKEGQPIWFKFFTSGTGSYRGAIIQTPDGGYLLGGELTKIDANGEIVYTYPLFAETLFNTPDGGYLLGNSSAANKTVVKSEDSRGSYDYWVVKIKEDSPNALAWNLRYGGTGNEGLLAVQKTADGGYLAAGYTNSGVSGDKTQPSRGKNDYWLVKTNAAGQKQWDKRFGGSDHDYLNRVIQTPDGSFLLAGSSFSGQGGDKSQPSRGGRDYWIIKISSAGVKLWDMRFGGSGDDELKKVVQLATGEYILAGYSNSPADGDKSQGSRGGTDYWLVKVSSTGTKIWDKRYGGSLNDELSGLVETANGGFLLAGSSLSGKGGEKSQVSRGGQDFWLVQTDRNGNKLWDQTYGGSGEDEAYALSRAGNMYWVAGQSNSPQSGEQTQASFGGTDFWLLQVSSTGAKMWDKRYGGNQDEELRAGIVTQDGGYLLAGRSYSGRSGTKTQASQGVSDYWIVKVDPQGTYQWDQAFGGSDVEELRAVTQATDGNYVLAGRSYSGVSGDRTQPSQGGSDYWLVKVNAPQTSSLVATRVSNLVPEEVAVKTEALNLQAYPNPFQEKVTVSFAVETTQPVSLQAYDSQGRKVATLFQGQAQAKQPYEVEWQAKNQATGLYFLRLQTAGKVQHQKVLLTR, encoded by the coding sequence ATGAAAACAAAATTTACTTCCCCTGTTCGCTGTTTGGCCAAACGGACGTGGCGGGCAAGTTGGCCCCAACTAGCCAGCTGCTTAATACTATTACTCGGCTTCCGCTACTCTACCCTGCAAGCCCAAACCAAACAATGGGATAAAACCTTGGGCGGTAGCAAAAATGATCAACTAAGTATTTCCCAACCTACTCTGGACGGCGGCTATATTTTGGGCGGCACTTCGGAATCTAACCAAAGCGGGGACAAGTCGCAAAATAGTAAGGGCAGTCAGGATTACTGGATCGTAAAACTCGATGCTACCGGCAACAAACAATGGAATAAAACCTTCGGTGGTACAGATTATGATCAGCTAGGAGCCTTGCAGCAAACTGCTGATGGGGGCTATATCTTGGGCGGTTCTTCTCGATCAAATAAGAGCGGGGATAAATCCGCTAACCGGAAAGGCGGTACAGACTACTGGATAATAAAACTAGATGCATCCGGTACTAAACTCTGGGATAAAACTTTGGGGGGCAGCAGCGGAGAAGGATTAACAGCCCTACAACAAACCGCGGATGGCGGCTATATTCTGGGCGGCTATTCCTTATCATCAGCTGGTCAGGATAAATCTGAGAATAATAGAGGTGGTATTGACTCCGATTTCATTGATTACTGGATTATAAAACTAGATGGTTCCGGCACTAAACAATGGGACAAAACCTTTGGCGGTACTTACGACGATGGCTTAACGTCCCTACAGCAAACCCCGGATGGCGGTTATCTGCTGGGTGGGCAATCTGCTTCAAATAAAAGTATTGATAAAAGTGAAGACAGCCGGAATCCAAACAATATTTTCAGTTACGATGGTTGGGTAATTAAGATTAACGGCCAGGGACAAAAAGAATGGGATAAAACACTGGGGGGTACGAGCGACGAGGCTATAACCACCCTGGAAACTACTTCCGATGGCGGCTATATGTTAGGTGGTTGGTCGGCTTCCGGAATTAATTTCGATAAATCTGGAGCCAATAAAGGACAATCCGATTATTGGCTGATTAAGTTAACTGCCACGGGCCAGAAAGTTTGGGATAAAACCCTGGGTGGTAACGATACCGACACGATGACTTCCCTGGAACAGGTAAGCGATGGAAGTTATATATTGGGCGGCTCTTCTTACTCGAACACGGGCGGTGACAAATCCGAAGACAGCAAAGGTGAAGGGGATTACTGGGTAGTAAAAGTAGATGCGAAGGGCAGTAAAATATGGGACAAAACCATTGGCAGTGCCGGAAAAGATGAATTAAGATCGATTCGCCAAACGAAAGACGGCAACTATATTTTAGGGGGCACTTCTGGCGCTAATAAAAGTGGCGATAAATCTGAAATCAGCAAAGGCCTTGACGATTATTGGGTTGTAAAGTTAACGGCTGCTAATATTCAATCCCAAACCATTACTTTCGAGGCTATCCCCAATAAAACTATTTTTGATAAAACTTTTGCCCTGAAAGCTACGTCTAGTTCGGGTTTACCGGTTAGTTTTCGGGTAGTATCGGGGCCAGCTACCGTTCAGGGCAATCTGGTTACGATTACCAGTACAGGCACGGTTACCATCGAAGCTTCGCAGCCGGGAAATGCAACTTATAAACCAGCTTCCAAAGTAACGCAAACCTTTGTGGTGGAAGCACCCATCACCAAGCAATGGGATAAAACATTAGGTGGCAGCGAGGCTGATTTTCTTTACGCTATGGTGCCAACTGCGGATGGCGGTTATTTGTTGGGGGGTTCTTCTTCCTCGCCGCAAAGCGGAGACAAAAGCCAACCCAGTCAGGGCGGTTCCGACTACTGGATTGTAAAAGTAGATAACACCGGCAAAAAACGCTGGGATAAAACCTTTGGCGGAAATGGCAACGACCAAATGCAAGCCATAGTTGCTACTCCCGATGGCGGCTACTTACTGGGGGGTACCTCTGCCTCGGGTAAGAGCGAAGACAAAAGCCAGGAGAGCAAAGGAAAAGAAGATTTCTGGCTAGTAAAAATAGATGGCAACGGCCAAAAACTTTGGGACAAAACCTACGGCAGCGATTCGACGGATGCTTTAATTTCCTTGATTACTACCACCGATGGTGGTTTTTTGCTCGGAGGTTACACGATTGGCGGTAAGAGCGAAGATAAGAGCCAGCCGAGCCGCGACACTTCTACAGACCCGAATGACTCCTACTACCGGGGTGATTACTGGGTAATTAAAATTAACAGCCAAGGTCAGAAAATATGGGACAAAACTTTGGGTGGCAGCAAAGGCGACCGCATAGGCAGTATTGCTGTTACTACCGGCGGTTATATAGTATCGGGTGGCTCTAATTCAACTATTAGCGGCGACCGCACCGTCTCCAATAGTTACGATGGTGAGCCTAACGCTGGCTTTCTGGCAAACGATATTTGGCTGGTGAAGCTGGGCGAAAACGGGCAAGTTATCTGGGACAAAAGTTTAGATGCCGGTTCTCGTTACGACCATTTCAGTGCGGAAATTTTAGCTACCTCCGACGGCAATTTCGTGGTGAGTGGCGAAACCTATTACGACCACGACACAGTTTTATATACCGTATTTAAGGTAAATAAAGAAGGGCAGCCCATTTGGTTTAAATTCTTTACAAGTGGAACAGGCAGTTACCGGGGAGCAATTATTCAAACGCCTGATGGCGGTTACTTGCTGGGCGGAGAGTTAACCAAAATAGATGCTAACGGCGAAATAGTATATACCTACCCGCTCTTTGCTGAAACTTTATTCAACACGCCGGATGGGGGCTACTTACTAGGTAACAGTTCGGCAGCAAATAAAACTGTTGTTAAGAGCGAAGATAGCCGCGGCAGTTATGATTACTGGGTGGTTAAAATTAAAGAAGATAGCCCTAATGCCTTAGCCTGGAACCTGCGTTACGGGGGTACCGGCAACGAAGGCTTACTGGCCGTACAAAAAACAGCCGACGGCGGCTACTTAGCCGCCGGGTACACCAACTCCGGGGTGAGCGGCGATAAAACCCAGCCCAGCCGCGGTAAGAACGACTACTGGCTGGTAAAAACCAACGCCGCCGGTCAGAAACAATGGGACAAGCGCTTCGGCGGCTCCGACCACGACTACTTGAACCGGGTCATCCAAACCCCGGATGGCAGTTTTCTCTTAGCCGGTTCTTCTTTCTCGGGCCAGGGCGGGGACAAAAGCCAGCCTTCCCGCGGTGGTCGTGACTATTGGATCATTAAAATTTCCAGCGCTGGCGTAAAGCTTTGGGATATGCGCTTTGGCGGCAGCGGCGACGATGAACTCAAGAAAGTGGTGCAGCTGGCCACGGGCGAATACATCCTGGCCGGCTACAGCAACTCCCCCGCCGATGGCGATAAGAGCCAAGGCAGCCGGGGCGGTACCGACTACTGGCTGGTAAAAGTAAGCAGCACGGGCACCAAAATATGGGACAAACGCTATGGCGGCAGCTTAAACGACGAACTCAGCGGTTTGGTAGAAACAGCCAACGGCGGCTTCTTGCTGGCGGGTAGTTCTTTGTCGGGCAAAGGCGGCGAGAAAAGCCAGGTCAGCCGGGGCGGCCAAGACTTCTGGCTGGTGCAAACCGATAGAAACGGCAATAAGCTATGGGATCAGACGTACGGCGGCAGCGGCGAAGACGAAGCCTACGCCTTAAGCCGGGCCGGGAACATGTACTGGGTAGCCGGTCAGAGCAACTCGCCGCAAAGTGGCGAGCAAACGCAAGCTAGCTTTGGCGGGACAGACTTCTGGCTCCTGCAAGTAAGCAGCACGGGCGCAAAAATGTGGGATAAACGTTATGGCGGCAACCAGGACGAAGAACTACGGGCCGGTATTGTCACCCAAGACGGCGGCTACTTATTAGCGGGTCGCTCCTACTCAGGACGGAGTGGCACTAAAACCCAGGCCAGCCAAGGCGTAAGTGATTACTGGATCGTGAAAGTAGATCCGCAAGGTACTTACCAGTGGGATCAGGCGTTTGGCGGTAGCGACGTGGAAGAACTCCGGGCCGTAACCCAGGCTACGGATGGCAACTACGTACTGGCGGGCCGTTCGTACTCGGGCGTAAGTGGCGACAGAACCCAGCCCAGCCAGGGCGGTAGTGATTACTGGCTGGTAAAAGTAAATGCTCCCCAAACTTCCTCCCTGGTAGCTACTCGGGTTAGTAACCTCGTACCAGAAGAAGTAGCGGTAAAAACCGAAGCTTTAAACTTACAAGCTTACCCCAACCCGTTCCAGGAGAAAGTAACCGTAAGCTTCGCGGTAGAAACTACCCAGCCCGTGAGTTTGCAGGCGTACGATAGCCAGGGCCGCAAAGTAGCGACCCTCTTCCAAGGTCAGGCGCAAGCTAAGCAGCCGTACGAAGTAGAATGGCAAGCTAAAAACCAGGCTACCGGCTTGTACTTTTTACGCCTGCAAACTGCCGGTAAAGTACAACACCAGAAAGTACTGCTGACCAGGTAA
- a CDS encoding T9SS type A sorting domain-containing protein, with amino-acid sequence MKQTQDGGYILGGSSSSGKGGYKSESNRGTNGYSLDYWVVKTDSTYKKAQTITFDPIPDQIISETPLTLTAKASSGLPITYTLGGFPETGATLINNRLIFKNPGGIWVTASQAGNAEYGPAVRVFQFFKVIAPVTKNWDRTLGGNKEDRLSTSLATPDGGYLLGGSSISDQSNDKSQTNTGGQDFWVVKTDSLGQKVWDKTYGGLANEELKALVATPDGGYLLAGTTFAGTLDDLNLTRRPTADYWVVKITTDGTQLWEKTFGGSLGDALAAVTATPDGGFLLGGTSVSGTSRDKTEASRDLSPAKDYTYQGDYWLVKINSQGQKLWDITLGGPAADNLSEILATPDGNYLLAGYSNSSTGGDKTAPNASTASSGNQDFWILKINAQGQKIWDKGFGDTALDYYVPTIIATTDGNYLLGGRATTGKKSYQSVFKLDPQGNKIWQQQYDFGGGVWNNLRSRLAMINTPDGRYLLAGSSNPYATFTQYRLQKIDANGIELWGKQFGSDNSYLDSYVADLKITPDGGYLLSGWSNSDSTEDKSAASKGGFDYWVIKLKDLEPPVLAAWDYRYGSAAADNFTTVIKTNDGGYLAGGYSAGSVGGDKTQFGQGSTDFWIVKTNAAGKKLWDKRYGGTGHDYLNRLIATKDGGYLLGGSSFSGNSGDKTQGSRGDRDYWVVKIDAAGNKQWDKRFGGSGSDELKKVMQLTTGEYVLGGYSNSPVSGDKTQTSQGGTDYWLVKISSTGDKIWDKRYGGALNETLSGFVQTWDGGFLLGGSSLSGVGGDKTQASQGESDFWLVQIDKNGTKRWDKRFGGSGQDQVFAVGQVENDFFISGQSNSPANGDKTQTSQGGQDFWLVKVSATGGKLWDKRYGGDKDDELRAAIQQPQGGFVLAGTSYSGVSGDKTQASQGNSDYWLVQVDANGHLQKDFRYGGTGAEDLRTVLPTTDGGYLLGGRSDSGISGDRNQSNQGLTDYWLVKVAPDSSSTGIIASRAATVFDPVVAPEQTSILAHPNPFGEQVVIRFILAQTQLVSLQAYDSQGRPVATIYQGQITANKTTEQTWQPAPTLANGVYLLRLQTQSKVMYHKVLLSR; translated from the coding sequence TTGAAACAAACCCAGGATGGCGGCTATATTCTGGGCGGTAGTTCTAGTTCCGGTAAAGGCGGCTATAAGAGCGAAAGCAACCGCGGTACCAACGGCTATAGCCTGGATTATTGGGTTGTAAAAACGGATAGCACCTACAAAAAAGCCCAAACCATTACCTTCGATCCCATACCGGACCAGATTATTAGTGAAACCCCTTTAACCCTTACGGCCAAAGCCAGTTCCGGATTACCCATTACCTACACCTTGGGCGGTTTTCCGGAAACAGGCGCTACTTTAATAAATAATAGACTTATTTTTAAAAATCCGGGTGGCATTTGGGTTACTGCTTCCCAAGCCGGCAATGCTGAATATGGCCCGGCGGTGCGTGTTTTCCAGTTTTTTAAAGTAATTGCTCCGGTAACCAAAAACTGGGACCGTACCTTGGGAGGTAACAAAGAAGATAGATTAAGTACTTCCTTAGCCACTCCGGATGGGGGTTACCTGCTGGGTGGTTCTTCTATCTCGGATCAGAGCAACGACAAAAGTCAAACCAATACGGGCGGTCAGGATTTTTGGGTGGTAAAAACCGATAGCCTTGGTCAGAAAGTGTGGGATAAAACCTACGGTGGGCTCGCTAACGAAGAGCTGAAAGCCCTGGTGGCTACTCCGGACGGCGGCTACCTGCTGGCCGGCACTACTTTTGCCGGCACCCTCGACGATCTAAACCTTACCCGCCGACCGACTGCCGATTACTGGGTAGTAAAAATTACAACCGATGGCACCCAACTCTGGGAGAAAACCTTTGGAGGCAGTCTCGGCGATGCCCTGGCGGCCGTAACCGCTACCCCGGACGGCGGTTTCTTGTTGGGTGGCACCTCCGTATCGGGTACCAGCCGCGACAAAACCGAAGCCAGCCGCGATCTAAGTCCGGCTAAAGATTACACGTACCAAGGCGATTACTGGCTCGTCAAAATAAACAGCCAGGGCCAAAAGCTCTGGGATATAACCTTAGGCGGCCCGGCCGCCGATAACTTATCCGAGATACTCGCTACCCCGGATGGCAACTACCTGTTAGCCGGCTATTCTAACTCCAGTACCGGCGGCGATAAAACAGCACCCAATGCAAGTACAGCCAGTAGCGGTAACCAGGATTTCTGGATTTTAAAAATAAATGCCCAAGGCCAAAAAATCTGGGACAAAGGCTTTGGCGATACCGCTCTGGATTATTACGTGCCTACAATTATAGCCACTACCGATGGCAACTACCTGCTGGGCGGTCGAGCAACCACTGGTAAAAAATCCTATCAAAGTGTATTTAAATTAGATCCCCAAGGAAATAAAATCTGGCAGCAACAGTACGATTTTGGCGGCGGAGTCTGGAATAACCTGCGGTCCCGGTTAGCCATGATTAACACCCCCGATGGCCGCTACCTGCTCGCCGGCTCCAGCAATCCCTACGCTACCTTTACCCAATACCGCCTCCAGAAAATAGATGCCAACGGTATTGAACTGTGGGGGAAGCAATTCGGCAGCGACAATAGTTACCTCGACAGCTACGTGGCCGATTTAAAAATTACCCCGGATGGCGGCTATTTACTAAGCGGCTGGTCTAACTCCGACTCTACCGAAGATAAAAGCGCGGCCAGTAAAGGCGGGTTTGATTACTGGGTTATAAAATTAAAAGACCTGGAACCACCGGTATTAGCCGCCTGGGATTACCGCTACGGCAGCGCCGCAGCCGATAACTTTACCACGGTAATTAAAACCAACGATGGTGGCTATTTGGCCGGTGGGTATTCGGCGGGGAGTGTGGGCGGCGATAAAACCCAGTTTGGCCAGGGAAGCACGGATTTCTGGATTGTGAAGACCAACGCGGCCGGCAAAAAGCTGTGGGATAAACGCTACGGCGGCACCGGCCACGATTACCTGAACCGCCTGATTGCCACTAAGGACGGCGGTTATTTACTCGGCGGCAGTTCGTTTTCGGGTAATAGCGGTGATAAAACACAAGGCAGTCGCGGCGATCGCGATTACTGGGTTGTGAAAATAGATGCGGCGGGCAACAAACAATGGGACAAACGTTTCGGTGGGTCGGGCTCCGACGAATTAAAAAAAGTAATGCAACTTACTACGGGCGAATACGTGCTGGGTGGCTACAGTAACTCTCCGGTAAGCGGCGACAAAACCCAAACCAGCCAGGGCGGCACGGATTACTGGCTCGTCAAAATTAGCAGTACCGGGGATAAAATATGGGATAAACGCTACGGCGGCGCTTTAAACGAAACCCTGAGTGGTTTTGTGCAAACCTGGGATGGCGGCTTTTTACTAGGCGGTAGTTCTTTATCGGGTGTGGGCGGCGACAAAACCCAGGCGAGCCAGGGCGAAAGCGACTTCTGGCTCGTGCAAATAGATAAAAACGGCACCAAACGTTGGGATAAACGATTTGGGGGCAGCGGCCAGGACCAGGTATTTGCCGTAGGCCAGGTAGAAAACGATTTCTTTATCTCGGGGCAAAGTAACTCGCCGGCCAATGGCGACAAAACCCAAACCAGCCAGGGCGGTCAGGATTTCTGGCTGGTAAAAGTAAGCGCCACCGGCGGCAAACTCTGGGATAAACGTTACGGCGGCGATAAAGACGATGAGTTACGGGCCGCCATTCAGCAACCCCAAGGAGGGTTTGTATTAGCGGGTACTTCTTACTCCGGCGTAAGCGGCGATAAAACCCAAGCCAGCCAGGGCAACAGCGATTATTGGCTGGTACAGGTAGATGCCAACGGCCACTTGCAAAAAGATTTTCGCTACGGTGGCACTGGCGCCGAAGATTTGCGCACCGTGTTGCCAACCACCGACGGCGGTTACTTGTTAGGGGGTCGTTCCGATTCCGGCATCAGCGGCGATAGAAACCAGTCCAATCAAGGCCTTACGGATTACTGGCTCGTGAAAGTAGCCCCGGATTCCAGTTCTACCGGTATAATCGCCAGTCGGGCGGCAACTGTTTTCGATCCGGTAGTTGCCCCGGAGCAAACCAGTATACTTGCTCACCCCAACCCTTTCGGGGAACAAGTAGTTATCCGCTTTATCCTGGCCCAAACCCAACTGGTAAGTTTGCAAGCCTACGACAGCCAGGGCCGGCCAGTAGCTACCATTTACCAGGGACAAATTACCGCCAATAAAACAACCGAACAAACCTGGCAACCCGCTCCCACGCTGGCCAACGGCGTGTATCTCTTGCGCCTGCAAACCCAAAGTAAAGTTATGTACCACAAAGTCCTGCTTTCCCGCTAA